GGACAAACGCCTCTCTTGCGTTCTCGTTCTTTGGGGCCAGGCGCGGGGCTCGATCATTTGTATTTCAAACTGGAAACAATCAATCCCACGGGGTCCTACAAAGATCGTTTTGCTGCTGCCGCGATTACCGATATGCAGTCGCAGGGCAAAACACGAGTGGTGACTTCGTCCAGCGGGAATGCCGGTTCCGCGCTGGCGGCTTACAGTGCCGCCGCCGGAATGGAGTGTCAGGTGGCTGTGTTTATTGGCGCACCAGAAAATAAGTTGAAACAGATGCTGGCCTACGGTGCTCAAATCTGGAAGATTCAGGATTTTGGAGCCGACCCGGAAATTACCCGAGAGGCCTTTGAGTATCTCAGGCACGTTGGTTCGGCTGCGGATGCGCAGCTTCAGATCAGCAGTTATCAATATAGTCCCGTCAGTATGATGGGAGTGGAAGCCATTGGTTCAGAACTGGTAAGTCAATCGGAGTCGATATCACGGTCGATTGATCATGTCTTCTGTTGCGCCGGGGGCGGGGGGCTGCTGCTGGCGCTGGTACACGGGTTCGAAACAGCGTTGCGACAGAAAAAAATCGAGTGCCTGCCTGCCATGCACTGTGTTCAGCCGGCGGGTAACAATACGATCGCCGGTCCGTTACGCGAGGGAGCGGATCAGGCGCAGCCCTGTCACAGTACAACGGCAATCGGTGGACTGCAGGTGGCGAGTGTGCTTGACGGAAACGAAGTGATAGCCGCCTGCCGGCAGTCGGGGGGCACTGGTTATCTCGTCGACGATGAAACCGTTTTTGAGGTGCAGTCCCAACTGGCGCGTCAGGAAGGCATCTTCTGCGAGCCGGCGGCTGCGGTTTCCCTGACAGGCGTTTTGCAGGCGGCCAAAGCAGGCAAAATTCAGCGCGAGGAGACAGTGGTCTGTGTCGTAACAGGGACCGGGTTTAAAGACCAGGCTGCCCTCGATCGTATGTTGGCTTCTTCAGTCTGTCCGGTCGTCACACTGCCTGAATTTATTGATCTGACTACTTAAATTCCCATTCAAAAGAAAGTCGATTTCTATCATGAGTTCAATCAAGATGATTACTGCACTGGGAACACCATTGACGCCTGAGGAAGAATTGCACATTCCGGGACTGGAAGCGCATATTCATGATCAACTGGCTCATGGCATCAATGGATTCTTAGTCGCCGGGACAATGGGGTTGATGCAGTTGCTCACGGAATCGACGTATCGGCAACTGGTCGAACAGAGTGTGCAGTTTAATGCAGGTAAAGCGGAGATACTGGTGGGGGTCGGCGATACGAGTTTCGTGCGGACCCGCGATCGCATTCGCATAGTCGAACAATTTGACATTGATGGTGTAGTTGCATTGGCTCCCTTTTTCATCAAATACAGTCAGGAAGATCTAGTCGATTATTATCTGTCCCTGGCCGAGTTGAGTTCCAAACCCCTGTACCTGTACGACCTGCCTCAGACAACGGGGACGAAGCTGGAAGTGGAAACCGTGCTCAAGCTGGCAGAGCATCCGAACATTCACGGAATTAAATGCTCGGATCATTTTGTCACGATTCGGCCCGTGCTGGATACGATTGGTGATGAGTTTCGCGTCATTGTGGCACAACCTAATTTAATGGATGTGCTGCTGCGATCCGGAGTCCGCGAACATCTGGATGGAATTTATGGCCTGGTACCGGAGTGGATTGAAAAGATGGTCGCGGCCACGGAATCTGAGGACTGGAATGAGTTGGCGTTGATTCAGCAGGATCTGTCGGAATTGCTGCGTCTTCTGGTTACTTCTTCCGCACCGCTGTTTTCAACGGTCACGACGATTTTAAACATGCGGGGGATTCCCGGAAACTTCGCGCCCCGTCCCATGCGTCCTTTGACTGCAGCTGAGCAGACGCAGCTTGCCGAACATCCGCTTATTCAGAAGATCTTTACCGGAAAAACTGTTTCGTCTGTCGAAGCTTAAACAAGAATGCTGTAATCGAGTGGGTGGTTTTAATCTGTTTTCGGATCAACCTGTTTGACCAGTTTATGAACGGCAGCGGAGATCAGGTCTTCCGTATCAGGTCCCCAGCGATAGGCGGGGCGTCCGTATTCATACAGATTTGAGCCACCTTCGTAGCCTCCTTCCAGCCAGACGCGTTTTGACGGGATGTAGGAGATCATATCGTCCGCATAGCCGCAGACCCAAGTGCCCGGTCCGAATTCCCGTTTGAAGCGGAGCGAGTAATCGACCACGGTTTCCGCGCCCATCCCGATCATCAGCATCTCCGTGCCAAGCTTCCAGGCATGGATCGGATAAGGATAAGCGGCGGGAAAGGTTTCGCCTTGATCCAGTTTTTTCAGTAAGCGAGCCGCCCAGCGTTTTTTGATGGCACTGCCGCTTTGGGTGTCTGCTTCCAGGTCAGCGCGAGTGACGACTTTGAGGTAAGGCAGCTCGACATATTCAAATGCCGTTTTCAATCCGGGAGAGATCGGTTCGAGTGGTTTCTTCAGAACTTCTTCGACGGCGACCGCCAGCATGTGTCCATATTTTTCACAGAGTTCGACTTTTCTGCGCGGGAGCGGATTCTGATCACCGCCGCAGGTGTTGACAAACATGGCAGTGACACCGGGATGATTCTTTTCGAGTTCCAACTGTGCAAAGCCGGGGTAATCGCCGCAGACTTTCGTGAAGCTGAGGGTGGTTGGATGGCAGGCATATCCAAACAGGACGGCGTCCAGTTTGCCGTCAGGACGTGTGACAGTCATGACGGGGACTGCATGATCTACGGGGCCGACCAGTGCTTTTCCTGATTTCAACAGATTGGGGATATCCGCTTCCCGGTTATTTCGACGATTGACGGCGAACGTGGTATGTCCGGTTCCCATCTGCAGACGGGCCGGTGACAGGTTTGCAAGAGACTGTCCAATCATCTCCACGGTTTTGACAACCATGCGGTCGGTATAGTCTGCTACAAGCTGGTCCTGCTCGGGAGTCGTAGGGTAGTAGTCGTAGAGATCATCGCCCAGCCGGGGACCACAGTGGTTGTGCGAGAAGGTAAACATGATCTGTTTGCGCTCAAGCCCATATTTGTTTTTGATCTGCGCGAAGACCCGGTCGCTCATACTTTTCGGAACGCCTTGAAAATCGCTGGTAATCAGTACGGCCCGATTTCCGTTGTTGTCCTCCAGTGCGAGCGCTTTCATCCAGATGTCGTGCAGCTTGGCGTCGGGAGCGCGTTTCGACCCGTAACCGGCAAGCCAGACTCCGGTCTTCGGAGTGATCACCACTTTAGCAAGCCCCGCTTTCCAGGTCTTAGCGGCTTCGGCTGTTGAATTTGTCCATCCACAAAGGCAGATCACAAGCAGACTGAAAGCGGCTAAAAAACAACGGGAAGAAGAAGGGAAGCCTTTAAGTTTTAAGACCCGATTCATCGTGGTGCGTTCCTTTTGGCTGAGCTGGATCGTATCGGTGAGTGCTATTTTCTAATGTAAGTTTACAAAAGGGGAATAGCAAGGATGATTCGATCTTTGGGGGCCTTTGAACCGGAATTCGATCAGCGTTCTGTGAACGAGGGACGAGAAGCGGAGCGGTTCATTTTCACCGACCGCTGGGAGGCGATAGTCAGAAATGATGGCAGAATCGCAGGCTAAACAGTCTGTTTGCAACTGTCGTTTTCGTTGTTTGAGTCCTGTCCCATCCGGGCCGCGACTTCCGGAATAAAAACATTGCGGTCGATGGGTTTGGATAAGTAGGCATCACAGCCTGCTTCCAGGCACCGTTGGTCATCGCCTTTCATGGCATGCGCGGTGAGTGCGACGATTTGTCCTGTGTATCCGAGTTCACGAAGTGTCTGTGTTGCCTCATATCCATCCATGACGGGCATTTGCATATCCATCAAAATCAGATCGAATGGGTCTTCCGATTCCTTAGCGGCCAGCGCGAGTTTAATGCCTTCAACGCCATTTTTGGCAATGGTGACTTCAGCACCTGCTTTATTCAAAATAAATCGGATCAAACGTTGATTGTCTGGCCCATCTTCCACCAGCAGGATCCGACCTTTAATCGGACTATTGACAGAATATTCCAGTGGCGTTGCTCGGGGGGCCAATGAATCATCGATGGAAGTCAGCATGGGGGTGTCGGGGGGGATTGAGGCAGCAATGCTCAGCGTGAACTCACTGCCTTTGCCATATTCGCTTTTCAGGCTCACATTACCCCCGAGCAGTTCTGCAATCCGTTTAGTAATGGTTAATCCCAGCCCTGTTCCACCGTGCTTGCGTGAGGTTGAAGAGTCTGCCTGACCAAAGGGTTTAAAAATATGGTGCAGTTCAGTATCTGAAATACCGATGCCTGAATCAATGATGTGGTAACAGAGTAATTGACTCTGGGCATGATATTCGATTCTGATTCGAATCGTGCCATTGCTGGTGAATTTGATCGCGTTTCCAATAAGATTAACGAGTGCCTGTTTCAGACGCGTCGGATCAGTCTGAATCACAGCAGGTACTTCGCCTTGCAGTTCCAGGTGTAGCTTGTTCTGATTTGCTTTGGCACGATCCTCCAGCAGCGATTTAACATCAAGTAATGAACGGACTGGATTGAGATTTCGTTTTTCCAGGTTGAGTCTACCGGACTCAATTTTGGAAAGGTCCAGGATGTCGTTGATGATATCCAGTAAATAGTGACCGTTGCGCTGAATCGTCTGGGCCGCTTTGGACCGATCCGTTTCTGAAATCTCTTCATTCTGCAGAATCTCGCTGAAGCCCAGGATGGCTGTCATCGGCGTACGAATTTCGTGGCTCATGTTTGCCAGGAAAATACTCTTGGCTTGCGTGGCAGCCTCTGCCGCGCTATGGGCTGTCTTCAGGTGCTCTCGGGTTTCCTCCAGTTCATTGATGATTTGTGCAGAGTTTACAAGTGCATTCGCCTGGGTATCAGAAACCTCCCGATTTTTTTGCCGGTTCTCGTCAAATGTACTGCGAAGACTGACTAGAGTCTGTTTGATTTCAGCGATCGTTGTTTGCAGATCACTCATTGCCAGGGTGGCGTTGGAAATGGCTTCAATGGGCGGGAGCGATTCGTCTTCTCTCCGGTATGTTTCGATAATTTGCGCACTGACCTCAGAGAGCGCCTGATGTAATTTTAGGACCACTGACTGTTCAAGTCGTTCGGTCAGTTTCTCCAGCTTGATAAGCGCGTGATTTGATTTCGTCATACTGACGATGCTCCTGCATCTTTGTTGTGTATCATAGATACGATCTATTTAGGGGAATTCCGAATTGAATTTGAATGAGCGTTTTAGTCGCCTTTGATTTCACTGAGCTGTGATCTAAATCGATTTGGAGAATTGAGAATAGACTCATAAAATGCAGGCTGTTGGAAGGTGCATTATTGTGTCTATAACTTCACCTCATGGATTGCGAATTTGTGCTTGGAAATTTGATCTATTTTGTCGGTTTTCTTTGAGGTGAGAATGAGGTTGAGAATCTCGTTTGTTTTGAAAGATGCTTTGTAAAAACAGTGTCGAAATGATATCAGAGACAGATTTCATTCTTTGCTTAGAGGGGATGAAATTCAGGTTGTGAAGGTTGTAAAAAGAAAGTGTTATTGTGCCTGAATCAGATCTTTAGCATAGCGTTAACTTTTCTGGAAAGAGATAAAAACCTCCATTTAATGAATTTCGAACACACCTTTATCCTGTGGTAGTATAGAGTTATCTGGATTGGATGTTTTCTGGAAGGATGGGGTCAGTTTGGAGGGATTTTTCTATTAGAGAGACGCGGTAAATTACTTCAATCTTAAAAGTTCAAGTTCGAATTGGGAGTGCAAGTTTGGAGAAGAGGTTTTACTCTGCTAATGAAACAATTTTCAAATAATGCAAGTGATGCTCTTGAACTCACTCATCACTCTCAAGTCACGCTTCGAAATGATTGCATCAAATTTGCCAACAGGCTTTTTGAATTTATCTGTAACCAGTCTGCTCAAATGAATCACGAGAGGTTCCCAGACCCATTCCGCGCATTGGATCAAATTCAGAGTGAAGGCCTCTTGTTACTTTCCGGTGGCAAATAAGAATGCGACCAGCTGTTGTCCCGTGAATTGCGATTTACGATTTGCGTCCTGCCTCATTCCAAACTGCAAGTGCAAATAAAGTTCTTCGACTTGGTTGTATAGTTGTGCGTGCAGTTTTTTGTACACTTTTAAGAGGTGAAGTGTTTTTTTGTTTCTGGTTTTGTTGATCATTCTTCGGTTACTACCCTCATAAAGTGTCATTTTTTCGAAGTAACAGATGAAAAAAATATTCTAACTTATTGTCAGTC
This window of the Gimesia fumaroli genome carries:
- a CDS encoding pyridoxal-phosphate dependent enzyme; translation: MDTNHFTLGEGQTPLLRSRSLGPGAGLDHLYFKLETINPTGSYKDRFAAAAITDMQSQGKTRVVTSSSGNAGSALAAYSAAAGMECQVAVFIGAPENKLKQMLAYGAQIWKIQDFGADPEITREAFEYLRHVGSAADAQLQISSYQYSPVSMMGVEAIGSELVSQSESISRSIDHVFCCAGGGGLLLALVHGFETALRQKKIECLPAMHCVQPAGNNTIAGPLREGADQAQPCHSTTAIGGLQVASVLDGNEVIAACRQSGGTGYLVDDETVFEVQSQLARQEGIFCEPAAAVSLTGVLQAAKAGKIQREETVVCVVTGTGFKDQAALDRMLASSVCPVVTLPEFIDLTT
- a CDS encoding dihydrodipicolinate synthase family protein, whose translation is MSSIKMITALGTPLTPEEELHIPGLEAHIHDQLAHGINGFLVAGTMGLMQLLTESTYRQLVEQSVQFNAGKAEILVGVGDTSFVRTRDRIRIVEQFDIDGVVALAPFFIKYSQEDLVDYYLSLAELSSKPLYLYDLPQTTGTKLEVETVLKLAEHPNIHGIKCSDHFVTIRPVLDTIGDEFRVIVAQPNLMDVLLRSGVREHLDGIYGLVPEWIEKMVAATESEDWNELALIQQDLSELLRLLVTSSAPLFSTVTTILNMRGIPGNFAPRPMRPLTAAEQTQLAEHPLIQKIFTGKTVSSVEA
- a CDS encoding neutral/alkaline non-lysosomal ceramidase N-terminal domain-containing protein, with the protein product MNRVLKLKGFPSSSRCFLAAFSLLVICLCGWTNSTAEAAKTWKAGLAKVVITPKTGVWLAGYGSKRAPDAKLHDIWMKALALEDNNGNRAVLITSDFQGVPKSMSDRVFAQIKNKYGLERKQIMFTFSHNHCGPRLGDDLYDYYPTTPEQDQLVADYTDRMVVKTVEMIGQSLANLSPARLQMGTGHTTFAVNRRNNREADIPNLLKSGKALVGPVDHAVPVMTVTRPDGKLDAVLFGYACHPTTLSFTKVCGDYPGFAQLELEKNHPGVTAMFVNTCGGDQNPLPRRKVELCEKYGHMLAVAVEEVLKKPLEPISPGLKTAFEYVELPYLKVVTRADLEADTQSGSAIKKRWAARLLKKLDQGETFPAAYPYPIHAWKLGTEMLMIGMGAETVVDYSLRFKREFGPGTWVCGYADDMISYIPSKRVWLEGGYEGGSNLYEYGRPAYRWGPDTEDLISAAVHKLVKQVDPKTD
- a CDS encoding ATP-binding protein, producing the protein MTKSNHALIKLEKLTERLEQSVVLKLHQALSEVSAQIIETYRREDESLPPIEAISNATLAMSDLQTTIAEIKQTLVSLRSTFDENRQKNREVSDTQANALVNSAQIINELEETREHLKTAHSAAEAATQAKSIFLANMSHEIRTPMTAILGFSEILQNEEISETDRSKAAQTIQRNGHYLLDIINDILDLSKIESGRLNLEKRNLNPVRSLLDVKSLLEDRAKANQNKLHLELQGEVPAVIQTDPTRLKQALVNLIGNAIKFTSNGTIRIRIEYHAQSQLLCYHIIDSGIGISDTELHHIFKPFGQADSSTSRKHGGTGLGLTITKRIAELLGGNVSLKSEYGKGSEFTLSIAASIPPDTPMLTSIDDSLAPRATPLEYSVNSPIKGRILLVEDGPDNQRLIRFILNKAGAEVTIAKNGVEGIKLALAAKESEDPFDLILMDMQMPVMDGYEATQTLRELGYTGQIVALTAHAMKGDDQRCLEAGCDAYLSKPIDRNVFIPEVAARMGQDSNNENDSCKQTV